The Lynx canadensis isolate LIC74 chromosome D1, mLynCan4.pri.v2, whole genome shotgun sequence genome has a segment encoding these proteins:
- the LOC115526032 gene encoding olfactory receptor 51E1 — protein MVDTNGSESSATYFILIGLPGLEKAQFWLAFPLCSLYLIAVLGNLTVICIVRTEHRLHEPMYIFLCMLSGLDILISTSSMPRMMAIFWFNSTTIQFDACLLQMFAIHSLSGMESTVLLAMAFDRYVAICHPLRHATVLTLPCVTKIGVAAVVRGTSLMAPLPIFIKRLPFCRSNILSHSYCLHQDVMKLACADIRVNIIYGLIVIISAIGLDSLLISLSYLLILKTVLGLTREAQAKAFGTCVSHVCAVFIFYVPFIGLSMVHRFGKRHDSLLPIIMANTYLLVPPVLNPIVYGVKTKEIRQRILRLFHVTTHTSDP, from the coding sequence ATGGTGGACACCAATGGCAGTGAATCTAGTGCCACATATTTCATTCTAATAGGCCTTCCAGGCTTGGAAAAAGCTCAGTTCTGGTTGGCCTTCCCATTATGCTCCCTCTACCTTATTGCTGTGCTAGGTAACCTGACAGTCATCTGCATTGTGCGGACTGAGCACAGACTACATGAAcccatgtatatttttctttgcatGCTTTCTGGCCTTGACATACTTATCTCTACTTCATCTATGCCCAGAATGATGGCCATCTTCTGGTTCAATTCCACTACCATCCAGTTTGATGCTTGTCTTCTACAGATGTTTGCCATCCACTCCTTATCTGGCATGGAGTCCACTGTACTGCTGGCCATGGCCtttgaccgctatgtggccatttGTCACCCACTACGCCATGCCACTGTGCTAACATTGCCTTGTGTTACCAAGATTGGCGTGGCTGCTGTGGTACGGGGTACTTCACTTATGGCACCCCTGCCTATCTTCATCAAACGGCTGCCTTTCTGCCGCTCCAACATTCTTTCCCATTCCTACTGCCTACATCAAGATGTCATGAAGCTGGCTTGTGCTGACATCCGTGTCAATATCATCTATGGCCTCATTGTCATCATCTCTGCCATTGGCCTGGACTCACTTCTCATCTCCTTGTCATATCTGCTTATCCTCAAGACTGTGTTGGGCTTGACACGTGAAGCCCAGGCAAAGGCATTTGGCACTTGTGTCTCTCATGTGTGTGCTGTTTTCATATTCTATGTACCTTTCATTGGGTTATCTATGGTGCACCGCTTTGGGAAGCGGCATGACTCCCTCCTGCCCATCATTATGGCCAACACCTACTTGCTTGTTCCTCCTGTGCTCAACCCTATTGTTTATGGAGTGAAGACAAAGGAGATCCGGCAGCGTATCCTTCGTCTTTTCCATGTGACCACCCATACTTCAGATCCCTAG